Proteins encoded together in one Carya illinoinensis cultivar Pawnee chromosome 3, C.illinoinensisPawnee_v1, whole genome shotgun sequence window:
- the LOC122305655 gene encoding transcription factor bHLH120-like → MFPLHQSNELVFQICSHPPQQHKIPDQDLIVGHASLDCSSFNTTLKKGQRRKLCDSLDHNYGNFNEKKKLKMRHREVERQRRQEMTTLFASLRSSLPLEFIKGKRSKSDHINEAGNYIKHLQKKIKELSSVRDKLKKHSNTTDHGSGSSNSTSPPSFMKVNPRRDGVEILITSSFEEERMPLSRVLEVLIEGGLTVVSCVSAKVNERFLHTIQSEISDSTEPDLSELQKKLTEAIPSLRCTSP, encoded by the exons ATGTTTCCTTTACACCAAAGCAATGAGCTGGTCTTCCAGATTTGCTCTCACCCCCCACAACAGCACAAAATCCCTGATCAAGATCTGATCGTGGGTCATGCTTCACTGGATTGCAGTAGTTTTAACACCACCTTGAAAAAGGGCCAGCGGCGGAAATTATGCGATAGCTTGGATCACAACTATGGCAATTTTAATGAGAAGAAGAAACTGAAGATGAGGCATAGGGAAGTCGAGAGGCAAAGAAGGCAAGAAATGACTACGCTTTTCGCGTCTCTTAGATCTTCACTCCCACTAGAATTTATCAAG GGAAAGCGTTCCAAATCGGATCACATAAATGAGGCTGGGAATTATATCAAACACTTGCAGAAGAAGATCAAAGAACTGAGTTCTGTAAGAGATAAGCTAAAAAAGCATTCCAATACTACCGACCATGGGAGTGGAAGCTCAAATAGTACTTCTCCACCCAGTTTTATGAAGGTCAACCCACGTCGCGATGGAGTGGAAATCTTAATCACCAGCAGCTTCGAAGAGGAACGGATGCCCCTTTCAagagttttagaagttcttATTGAAGGAGGACTTACTGTTGTAAGCTGTGTCTCCGCCAAAGTGAATGAAAGGTTTCTCCACACCATCCAGTCTGAG ATCAGCGATTCAACAGAACCTGATCTATCGGAGCTGCAAAAGAAACTAACTGAAGCGATTCCGTCATTGAGATGTACATCCCCATAG
- the LOC122305726 gene encoding transcription factor bHLH118-like gives MFSLHESDELLFQISSNARQQLAVRQDLILPDAPMDDSNIDYDKGRGRRGKPSAAGISGNWEKTEDSDKKTMHREMERKRRKDMSELHGSLRSLLPLEYIKGKRSMSDHMNEAVNYIKHLQNNIKELVDKRDELKKPSNSNIALEPENETLTSCQRTCVMIQPCLGGVEIMVSSSLTDQGFPLSRVLQVLLEEGIAADSCICTKVNERLIFTIQTEGNDMTRVDLRRLQHKLTEAIP, from the exons atgtTTTCTTTACACGAAAGTGATGAGCTGTTGTTTCAGATTTCCTCTAATGCCCGCCAACAACTTGCAGTTCGACAAGATCTGATCCTACCTGACGCTCCAATGGACGACAGTAATATTGACTACGATAAAGGAAGAGGCCGGCGCGGGAAACCGTCAGCTGCAGGTATTTCGGGTAACTGGGAGAAAACTGAAGACAGCGACAAGAAGACGATGCATCGGGAAATGGAacggaaaagaaggaaagacaTGTCCGAACTTCACGGGTCTCTGAGATCTCTTCTCCCTCTCGAATACATCAAG GGAAAGCGTTCGATGTCCGATCACATGAACGAGGCTGTGAATTATATCAAACACCTTcagaataatattaaagaacTGGTTGACAAGAGGGATGAGCTAAAGAAGCCGTCCAATTCTAATATTGCCCTTGAACCTGAGAATGAGACCTTAACTTCCTGTCAGAGAACTTGTGTTATGATCCAACCTTGTTTGGGTGGGGTTGAGATTATGGTCAGTAGTAGCTTGACAGATCAAGGATTTCCTTTATCAAGAGTGCTACAAGTACTGCTTGAGGAAGGGATTGCTGCTGATAGCTGTATTTGTACCAAAGTAAATGAAAGGTTAATCTTCACCATCCAAACTGAG GGTAATGATATGACACGTGTAGATCTACGACGGCTGCAACATAAACTAACCGAGGCAATTCCTTAA